aattataCGTTCGGTTTTTATGACAACACAAAGCTTAGCTTATCTTGCTTAACTAAGGTTCTATTATGaaactaaaaactaaaaaagatGCCGCCTAAGCTCGCTAAGTAAAGGTTAAACTTTGCCATAATTTGTAACAAATTAACCCCAACTTCAAAAAGAACGTTGCAAGCAAACAATATTGAAAACTATTTAAGTTAAATCTTCGCTTTAAATCGATTTTATGTTAAGTTCGGTAGATCCATGGATATGACATAATGTCTTAACgtaataaaaatatgtcaGCCAATAAAAGCTCACCACGTCATCTTtgtcataaacttcaatcactACGTCATTGCAGTACTGACGTAACAATTGGAGATCTCCGTAGTAGGTGATGTCCATCATTAGAGTTTGGTCCCAGACAGGATTTAAAGTCCTGCTCATTACAACAGTGCGCCTACACTGGTTGAGGAACGATACAAAAATCACAGGATCTGAAGCAGTAATAGGATAATTTTAAGActattttaaagatttttaaaattgaaattaaaattattttaaattaaaactttaaagtttttatgcaaattttGATGCAGTGGGTATTTGTTTAATTGTAAGCTTCATCCAGCGTAGTTGTTTTATGGAGTTTTATGATCTGTAGCTTAAGTACTGAAAATGttattatatacagtagacTTATATTAGTTTAGAACAATATTCCTTTCGAATCCGTTTCAAATTACGCTTTACATTCACTACAACAATCAATTATCAGGACAATTAAGTATCGTCATAGTAGCTATCAACGTTTgtatctatacctgaaaaatTATCTTGGTCCATGGCTAACAGGTCTCTTGCTTGATATACATAAGCTCGGAGTTGCAGCTTCGAGGCGACACTGAACATGATGTAAATTTTCGGGGCGGgcattttcagttttttcttCCTCTCAGCTAACAAAATTGCAGAAGTTAAAAAACTAGTCGTAGCAACACACTTTGTCTTTCCAAAAATCTAAACGTCTTGTAAAGAAGTTGCTAAACTTGCCAAAACTTTAACTCAAGTTTACTGATGACTTTGTTCATCTGTAGAAATATTTgagtaaaaaatttgaacacgCACTTACCGGCAGCTGCGGCCAAAACGGGATCGGCTTTTGACTTCTTTCTTCCGAAAAACTTCTTTCCAGCTCTGTCTCTCTCCTCCTCTTGTGCTTCTGAGCATTGAAAAAATTGGCAGCATAAACATTTTAGGATGAAAATTACTTAAGTTAAACACATTTAAATTTCCAACACTTTGCACGTAATAAGGGTTATTAATCTTTTGGACGAAGGAAACATGAGTCACAGGTCTTTTGACGGTGTGTTTGCGTTGCAAGCATTTGAAAGAGTGTAAAggtaaaaacaataaatcatTTACAGTCCATGCAACATAGAACAACTCCTACAAATACAAGGCAAATTACAATTGCATTGCATCCTTGCGAAAAGAAACGAACACTCTACAGACCTACAATAACCTGTAAGCTATCCCCAACATCACCAATTACTGACAATTACCCTTAAATAAATTAGATCAATACCAATGGAATTAGTTCATTTAATAATTAGGTTAGAGTACTTTTAATTTATGATGTTTAGCAAATACAGTTTGGCTGAATTActcaatttatgttttttaattaaattccATGACCGATATTTTGCTAACCTTATACAGCGTATATTACCCTCATGCACAGATTAACAACGGAGCGTAAATTATGAGTTTGGGTGCACTAAATTTCAACCGTGTGTTTCTTAAATGTCACTCGTTGacatttaccaaataaatCGCTTTTGGACTTGGATGAAAATACGGACGAGAGTCTCTTATAAGTGGATGTAGGTGGTGCCGACACCGACCTACTAATGTGAAGAGGAGAACCGTCTTCTGTTTCTACTGCTGGAATATCAGAGACATCCATCTCTGCCTCTGGGTCCATATAACAATTACATATATTTCAAGGCAGCTTTGATGTATTTTAAAGCATTACGTGGTGGCACCTATAAGCTTCTAATAGCCAGCCATACTATACAATGCTATACAAAGCattacatacatacatatatacattataAAGCATAGCATTAGCATTAGCATTAGCATTAGCATTGCTTCGCATATAGTAGCATTGCTATACAATGCCATTGCTAACTGTAAATCTAGTTTCTGCTTTTATTAACTAGTGTTGGCAAAAAGCACTAGAGATCAAAGCTAAAAGGGCATAGCATTGTATACAACAGCAAACACGCAAAGCTTAGAAGCAGGTTGTGCTCGTATCTCTTGGCATTAGTGACAGCGTATGTAGCAAACGTACATTGTAACTTTGTAAAGAACAAACTACTACTGCATTGCGAATGGTTGAGCGtcaaaaacattcttggctTGGATACTGGATGCTAATTAGACGTAAGTTACCTTCCGTTGCACCAAGAATAGCCAGAGCCTTCCTGCTCTCTTCTGATTCTCTTATCGGAGTTGGTATCGGAGTGGGTTCGAAATCCATTGTTCCTTTCTGAGATTGTGGAAAGAAAATTGTAAGTCTGTTTCCAAACAAGAGAGGgaaaaagaaaagagaaagaaagaaaaagggAGAGAGATGCAAATTCGTAATTATGCAaaaaaacgttattttttctgttacaACGCAATACTTACAATGAGGGCCGTGTCAAGATTGAAAATTGCCGAAGACCCACCGGTCCCGGATGTGACCATTTTGCGAATCCATCTTCTTCTTCTCACCAGGTCCAACATCTTTGgcattaaatgaaattgactCCCCAATGTAGTTGCGTATTCCCAACCCTCACCAAGCATTTGCTCTGTTTTCTGTTGAAGAAATCACTTGCAAAGAAAACGTTCAGGCAACGTCTAATTGTAATGACCAAGCTTAATTACCAAGTATCTTAAGACGTTAACCTTTGCAAACCCAACAAACtggaatatttttaacttaacGTTAATTTATTTGGAGATGGATAAGTAAAAAGATATTGTGGATACAATTTTGAATACTTACGTCATCGCGTTTTATAACTTTGGGGTCCACACATTTCCTGTTTCGAACCAGCCGTCTTCTCCTCATAACATGAAAAGACTTCTCGACCGCAATCCAAGCCAACTGGCCAAAGTCTTCCACGGGTGCGCTGTATTCCCAACCTGGGAATATTAAACTAGGCATGTGATCTCGGGACGCATTTTAATTGACTTCAAGTATTGCCATTTAGAAAAGATTGTCGGATTACTGTTTGTATTAGAACAATATCAAACTTACCATAGCGACTAACGTAAAAAGGAAGcaaaattagaaaacaaaatactgtaGACCATTGTGATCAGTGGAAAGAGTTCTGCTAACCACTAGGCCTGTTACAGTATTCTGCTGTCTATACTTATTTACCGTCTTCATCACAAGCTCTGTTGGTGTCAATCTTCCAGTTGTCGTCCCACTCCCATCCCTTAGCGCACGAGATGCTCTCCGTGCTTTCCACAATATCTCCACTTCCGTTCACGTATTTCTGCGGAACCCAATCACCGGATGAAGTGCGCGCCTCATGTTCAAAGCATTCCTTGAAATAcatgaaaaattataaatttttgaaattgccgTGAAGGAACCCAAACACACATAAATGCGTTTCATGATAATTAAAACCAGTCAACAATTGTAAAATCTAATATACAATATGCAGAAAGTCCATAATGGGGAAGTCTCTATATGGGAAAACGCAAAGatctgttttaaacaaaagaacaaaaataGACCCACTTTAAGAAAGCcgatatatacagtattctGCAGGAACAGTTATCAAGGTCAGTTAAGGTCAAAATGTCAACATTTTTGCAATCTCACTTCCATATAAGTAGAATGGCCAGCGTCCCGAAGAAGATTGAGCTCGCTACTTTTCTCCCAATCTCCTTCCCACTCCCATCCGGAAGGACATTCGAACGAGTTCTTTGGAAGAGGGATCTATACAAGAcatacaaaaattaacaaagtgAGTAAAATTGGTCAAATATCACGAAGTGTAGCAATGGTTGCGACGATCACAGCTATAGCAATTTTTATTAACATTGCTGATATAATTTCAGATAGTTATCAAAACTCATAAAACAAAACGCATATCCAGAAATCAAAAGTAGAAACACAGATAAGAAACAGCATATCGGTTTTACTCAATGTCGTATCACATCACCTCTCCAGTTATATCTTTAAATCCATCTGGAGTCCAACCACGAATAGGAATactgttttcaatttcaaactGTCAACACAAATCGcatgaaaaagttaaattagtttttgaaattgttaaaaacttaCACAGCGTTACTCAAATGCAAATTACATATTTACATGCCTACATTCTCTGTTATAGACAAAAATATACGGAGCGCAGTCACAATTGGTTAAAAACACATTGCTTCAGCAACTCACAGTATCAGCGTAGACTGAAATCTGACCCCTCGTGTAGAAATCAAAATCATCCTGTTCCCGAGCAAGACCCAGCCAGGCAATGATGCGCAGTTGGCACGGAATCTTGTACTGCTTTTTACCGGTTGTTTTTGAGGTGGGATACTGCAAAGAAACATACAAAATGACTTTTctggaaatgaaaaaaattgttgatcAAAGTCGAATTGCTTCTTTGCGGAAAATCCAAAATAACCTGCACTGGGCAGTATATTTGCAACACTATTGATTTTTAAAGTGCAATTAATCGGTCGTTGGCTCACCCGTAAGCAAATAGTTTGTGGTTTTGAACAAAACCTTCCGGAATATTCCGGCTTCTCTCGAGCGTGCAAAATGTTGTAAGCTGGAATTCTAATAAAAAATGGCAAAGATTGAGAAAAACTGGGAGCCAGCAATTGCTTTTTGGATCTCGTTGAGTATAGAAATAATTCTGATGTGTGTCTTCAAACAGCAGGTAATGCAGATTGCAGTTTAGAGCAACAGCGAAATTCACGAACCTGGCAAACGCGATTCGTTTGTTTCCGGTTATCATCCATATGATGACATCAGGTAAGCTATTCTGAGGCTGAATATCGACAAAATTTCGTATGAAGAATCATCCACATTTAAACTAATGCAGCTACCTTAGACACTCTCATAAAATTAAGCAAGCGACAAAAAATCTAATCTACGACAGCAGTGAAACATCACAATCAGCATGTTTTACCTCGTAGGCCACGATATGTAGGCGTTCTTGGAAGTCGGTAATGGCCTGCATAGCCACGTGAGCATCTGTACAATTCTGCCTCAGATCCGCAGCTTCGTCAGCGATTGCTTTAAACGTCTTTGTCCTCTGCTGGTGGATACGTAAATCAAGCTGATTGGCCTCCGGGCGGCCACGTGGATCAGGAAGTCGTTTTCTGATTGGTTAAAACAGTACTAGCTGACTTAAACGAAAGTAATGGTAGCAGCAAAGATGCGAAACTATATAATTGTTACAAGCTTACGCAGTTTCTAGAATTAACATGTCAAGTACGGCCACGATTTCGGAAGCAATTTCAATGTCAGTTCCTCCATTCTCTATCAAATCTTTCACTTTTTCAACTTCCATGTCCTGAAAGTAAGTTACGCCGGTAATAATAGGCCTATAATATTAACTAGTACATGATAATATAAACAAATTGAACGTGATTGAAGTGAAATTCTCAACCTACGCGTAGCATTGTCACATTACATTGAACAGGTATAGAATCAAATTATTCATTACAGCAAAGTCGCGACCAGCATTAAATATGCGAAAAGGCTGAAAGTAATAAATGTCATAACGACTTACAATTCTATCGGCCAAGCGTAGGATGACGTTGACAGCATGCAATCGAAAATTGATGTCTTcccattgtgacgtaaccaTCATAACAGGCTTCTTTGAGGCCCAAGGACAGAAATGATATTTACATCCTACATTGCAATGCCCACGGGCAATTAAAGTTAGAACGGTGCTCATTGCAGTGCTGTGTGTTCGCTAACAGTAGcaactaaaactaaaattgcttaatgtattcaaatttataacaaagctTAACATCCCAGCATAAAAGATCCAATTCCcagattaaaaaattaaaaaatggttatttattattttatatgttttaccGTCGAAGATGGGGTTTGTTGCTTCGGTAAGCGAACATGACGTCCCGAGGTCAACATCAAACTTGTTGCCATAGTTACCCATCGATACTTCGAATTCAACGTTCTCATAAGCCTTGTCGATGAGATCAGCGCTCTCAAAGCCCATGACCAATCTGTATCGACGACGGCGGAGGTATTTCTGCAATAAAAGCTGGCATATGGAACGACATTACTGCTTAGATGAACACACGTTGAAAAAAGAGACTTGAAAAACTATCATTGAAATGAATCTATTAAAGTAAACAGATCAATGTTAGGGGTTGAATCGCAGAAGGTGAAACCACATAAAACCAAGATGTGGAGTAGGAAGATGAAAGGCGCAAGAATTCAACCTGGGTGAGTGCGATGTGATCCTCGGCAACCTCCTGGATGGGAGGAATAGGCTCTGATCCTTCCTCATCAATGGAAGTTGTGAGTTCGACCATTGCTCTTCCTCGGTATGCACATCCGACTCCCTGCGAAAGAATCGCGATGAAAAATCAAGATGATTTTGCCAAAGTGGCCCGAAGTTTTCATAGATTTAATCGTGTTCACTGTAAGTAGGCTATATCTTTAATGGTGTTGTTTGTCCTGAGATCTAATGTCCTTCTACTATGCACTAATCTATGCAGCTTGGAAACCTTGCAAAGCCTCCTACGTACTTTGCCTAAATTCAATGCGTCGAGGGGGTCGCTGATCTCCGAAAATTCTCGCGGTGATCCGTAAAAATTGACAAACGTTGGTCCAAACGTGGGCAAAAAGCCTGCGATGTTTATatgataatttttattaaGTCTAAGTCGGAGAAAGAGTTTGCATGCATTGCAATCACATAAAACTTCATGACATGTTGTTTGTAAACGTAAAGCAAAACAAtccaacaaaaaatataataaaactgAGAACATGATGTCATCAAACCTTCCAGGTCATCGAAATCATCTTCGTCCATGTCTGGTCACGTAATCATCgagagaaaacaaaaacgaaaaaaaattaaagacacAAACGAAAAACGGTTCAAAACAGCCAAAAAAACATGCACGTGTCAAGCAGGTTGTGTGACAAAGAAACATgctaacacaaaaataaaaataaagaaaaagtgaaCGATTAATTCAGCGCAAATTTAAAAGCATTCTCTATGCATACCAGCGCCGCTAGCGTCTTCACCAGTTGACGATATTCTTGATATTGGAATGACGAATGTACCAACTGTGTCGTCAGCGCCGACTCTGTCCCTGAAATTTAAACGTCATATGTCACCACCGACGTGGAATTAGTTACCGGTCTTTTGGTTACTTATTTGGTTACTTATTCGTTAACAGGAAAACAGTTTCATCCATAACAATAAGTGAAGAAATAAGTAACTAAAGATAAAGTAGGATAAGCAGTCAACTTTATCTGCAAATAGTATAAGCAATAgagtaaacaaaaaagaacaTAGCTAAGATGATAAAATTCAGGTTTTGAATACGTGAGTGAATAAGTACCCAGGTAACCGAAAGACTAGCTTCGTACCGGTGAGGTGACAACCATTGTGAAAACAGTTGGCAGATACAGTATAATGCAAGATGTTTTTCTCACCACCATGCAGTTCAACTTTCATTTAATGTTAAACTCATCAGAGCAGAAAAAATGCGCAATTAAGGCCTAGAAACTTAAAGATTTACTTAGCATATGTTCAACTTACCAATCTCTTATAACAATCCGAATGGATTCACACATCGAGGGAAACTTGATTGGAAGCGAGAGTTCTTGATTCCACTCCGGATTATTTTTCCCTTCCACGACACGTGTCTTTCGTTTCTTTCCAGCAAATCTGCAAATAAGACCACTGTGGTTACGGGGCAATTGGCGCTCATACATTTTATCGTCGTTTTTTGCCATAAAAAGGGTTTCGGTGTTTGTTGTCGTAAGTAAAGGATTTAAATGGAATGATACTTACGAAAATACGACGTACGGATCGACCAGTGTTTTAGATATATCCACATCTTCCCCCATTCCCATAAACTTTTTCATGCTTTTGAAAGCAGATGAATCCACTATAAGTTGATACAGTGGATATGGTTAAAGTGGATATACTATATACAGTATCCACTTTATATCACTTTATTATATCCACTTTATATCACGtaaatatagcctacaattGCCTTTAAAACTATTGTTATCATTGAAATAAACTTCACAGTTTTTATGCACTACACGTATCAGCAGCTTTGTATATTTAACATTAACTCACTTTGAGGAAGATCCTCAGCGCTAAATATCCTCATAGTAAAAGTGGCAGACCGTAACGAGGCCCCGGCCGGTGTTAGAAGATTTctgaaaacgttttaaagTATTTGAGAACTTTTGTAACCACAAACAAAACGTGAACAAAAGTAATAACATTTGATAAATCTTTGACAGTTAGAAGTTACTTTGCATCCTGTTTATAACCTATTCGGGGAAAAAACTTTCTgctattaaaaaaaatacgagaaaatttaaaaaaaaggcAAGTTACCCTTCTACGTCATCATCATCCCCGTCTCCCTTGTCTTCCTAAACAAGTAAAGTAGCAAATATTAAAGAGCGATTAAAATCATCATCATTCATTGACAATCAAACGATCATCAAATCATCATTGGTCATCAGTTCATGCTCAATATTTTCAGGGCCGCCAGTAAGTTGTAGTAGCAAAAATAGAAGACATTGAAACAGGCATAGTGGCAAATGTTTCCATTTTTTACTGCAAACAATACCAGCGCCACACGGCATTATTTACGTCTATATGCTTTACTGCAATGCCTTTGCTGTTCTGATCTACATAATCCTACTACAATTCTAAGGAGACAGGTAATTGATACGGATGCTAACCGGAGGTTGATCACCGGCTCCTAGAACGCAGATGGTGATTTTCAGGTAACCCTTTGGTGTGTTGGAGGCGTCCTCCGGATCAGTGAGAAGAATCCACTTCCTCACGTATGCGTGTCCTGCGCCAAGATAAAGAAACATTTATGACGTCTCTCTGCATGacgcaatttatttttgaagactCAACGAGTAGGTGTATTAAGAATAGAATAAAATCTAATTTTTCCACGCGTTCATGTTAGTAGCATTGGTTTGACAGGGTCAAAGAGCTCACACTCGCCTACTTGTCAATCAAACTCAGCAAGACGATTTGCCTATTTTTACTATAGGTTTAGTGAGAACTGAAAGCTCTTTATAGTTTAAACGTTACCAGGTTGATCGTATACGCTCCCGACATCCAGTTTGAAAGATCCGATCAGAGAATCCGATCTCATCTTCCTCGAGTTGTTCACCGAGAATTCGAAAATAAAATCGTAAAGATCTTTAAGTGACTCGTGAAAGTTGAACATTAGCATCTAAATAaggcaaaaaaaacaaagaaaattaaaagtaaaatcgAGATGATGCATAATCAATGGTTCATGCGTTAAGTATAGAACACATATCAACCAAACATCACCAACATTATCTGTTTTGCACTTAATAACTGAATACAATGATTCCACAAACCTCGTTCCAAATGGGTGATGACCCTTTTCTTATTCTCGACGTTTTCACTTGACTCTTTCCGGCCGTGACCTTCACAACTGGCTTGATATTGGAACCTGAGAGTTGTCGTCCGCAAACAAGTCTGACTCGGACTTGGAAGTCTTCAGGTTTCTCTGACAGACTCGACCGGTCAGCGCTGAGtacaattaataaaaatttacttaaGAAAAAGTACACCGAACCCACATCAAGATGACACTTTAAGTGCTTTAAGCAGTTATATGTTTGATGAATGAACCGCTACggttgcaaaatttcagagaaatattttttacccTCCGCTAACGTGGGCGCCACCGCCACTGCCTCCGTTCAAGTCATGCTTTTCACCACCTTCGGAAAATCCCTCATCCACTTTATCATCCTTTCCTTCCTTATCTTTTTTAGCTCCTGAATGCAATACGTTTTGAGAAACTTGCTATCACACAAAGTTCACCCGCAAACGCAGTGAACAAATACGCCCATTACTGTCATTACATTTTGCTTTCTAAAGGAGACCCGATAAATACAAAGAGGCCAATGTTAAATAACGAGATCGGTTAAGGTCAGGTACGGCAATCTCACCAACACTGCTCTTCCTCCGAGCTTCCTTGGAATCTCCTTCCCCGCCATCTTTTCCATCATCCGGAGTACTGAGAATCACGCGAGCTccctttaaaaaatttactgacttCAAAATCTCAGTCATCCTGTTACATTAATACTCCACGCActttgttttcaacaaaaccgGTCTTAGATCTTCCTGCCACGATAGAGATCTTGCTCGATTACATAAGGTATGCGATTTAAAATAACCGCGACATAAATATGTAAACAGCGACGCGGCTTCTTTTCAAAACCTAATTCCTCATATTGCAAGTTTAACTCTGTATGCATCTGTCAAGTTTTAATAACATCAGTGCGTCAACCTAACCGTTCGTATAGCGTATTTAACATAGGAGTTGTCCTTACCGGTATTAATATtccttttttcatttttaggtCGACACCTTTCTCTTTACTGAGCTTCAAGCCGTTGTAAGTCACCGATCCATGGCCGAATAATCTTCACATATGCAAAAACAATCGTAATATAACTTTCACTATACAAAATCTTTCTCTGTATTTGGTCAATGGAAACGTTGTCGGCCAACATAAAACTAAACACACTAAACTAATATCAATTTCCCGATGACAACGACAAGCATTTCAAGTTTATAATCCAGCATTTGCAAGCAACGTGGTTGGTAAACCCGGTAACCTGTCTAGTAAAGAATAAGTAGATAAAGCAGGTTGTCAGCTTTCATGCTGGCTATACGTCAATAGCCTGCGGGTGGCGAAGCACGTTAAACCGTATTAAAGCAATCAGGACGGATTAGTCTTGTTCGGGTAAATCTTTTTCATGTTTACGTCTATGGTGTtcaagaaaatgttaaagctGTTAAcagaataataaataaaaaaacttctcCAAAATTATGTATAACTAAACAGTTTTCCGAATTATactcaaaaaaattgtaattgaaTATTGTCAACGAGCGGAATAACATGgcaaagtttttacaaactcACAAATATGGTAAAGACTTGCACGACAAAGATAGCTCACACAAGTTTTGAAAACGACATTTCTAAGGCTGGTTGGTTTAATCTGGCAAGCACGGCGTAACTTGTAGTAGGTGCTATCTACATTGTGCCAACAGACCCCATATACAAACTGTACATACTGAAATGTATGAGACTTACTTGTCAATGCCCAGAAAACCGTCGTCATCATACACTTCTACCTTTATCTCGTCTGTGGGTGCTGGTACTTCAGAAAGGTTAAACGTTAACAGCTGCATAAAACACACACAAATAATATTATTCTTGGATAAATTCTGTTTCTATTGGATACGATGGATACGATGATCGGGATCGTCTGTTCACACAGTCGGACAGCTAAGTTCTAAACAGCTAAGTTCAAACGAACCTCATTCCAATTCGGGGAAGTCCCGCTAAGTGATTgggttttctttgtttggcCTGTCAAAAAATGCAGAAAATCAGCTGTACATTGACGAAAATGGGACCAATTTCGTTGAAATTGTTTAGAAGTTGTATGTATAATGTATCTAAGTTCATATAAgaaaagcaaataataaaacctCCAACCTACGGGTGagacataaaaatgtaaaagatCATAGAAAACTCGAACCGctttatacagtgaatttaatTTAGTCGAAATATATTGAgcattttgtgataaatttgtGTAATGCTTTCTTACTGTTAGCGAATTGAATGTTTCAAAGTGAACttactttttatcgttttgaGTCTAAAACGTTTTCATAAAGCAACATGCTACATGTAAGATCAAAAATTAAATCCTCATGTCATACATTTACCTAAACCAATCTACTCACAATTACGCAATCATAAACTCATGGAAAAAGACACAGTAGCTACCAATTCTCGAACTCATAGTAAGTTGTCTATCTATGGTCTAAATCTCACAGTGTGTACATTTCAGTGTGTATAGCTAAACAACAGTGTAATATACGAAAGGTGGTTTTCGCAGTCTGTCTTTGTCACATGTCAAAAAACGGTTATGGGCATGCGAAATACGAAAGCTTACAGAGCAAGCGGCTGACTTTGACAGTTACACCGCGTTATTGAACAAGGAAGCCCTCTTCACGTAATTCTAAAATGACTTGCGTATAA
Above is a window of Clavelina lepadiformis chromosome 8, kaClaLepa1.1, whole genome shotgun sequence DNA encoding:
- the LOC143468374 gene encoding myoferlin-like isoform X3, giving the protein MTEVKIKVVRADLGKSAKIKSPFVSLTLKGQTKKTQSLSGTSPNWNELLTFNLSEVPAPTDEIKVEVYDDDGFLGIDKLFGHGSVTYNGLKLSKEKGVDLKMKKGILIPGARVILSTPDDGKDGGEGDSKEARRKSSVGAKKDKEGKDDKVDEGFSEGGEKHDLNGGSGGGAHVSGGADRSSLSEKPEDFQVRVRLVCGRQLSGSNIKPVVKVTAGKSQVKTSRIRKGSSPIWNEMLMFNFHESLKDLYDFIFEFSVNNSRKMRSDSLIGSFKLDVGSVYDQPGHAYVRKWILLTDPEDASNTPKGYLKITICVLGAGDQPPEDKGDGDDDDVEGNLLTPAGASLRSATFTMRIFSAEDLPQMDSSAFKSMKKFMGMGEDVDISKTLVDPYVVFSFAGKKRKTRVVEGKNNPEWNQELSLPIKFPSMCESIRIVIRDWDRVGADDTVGTFVIPISRISSTGEDASGADMDEDDFDDLEGFLPTFGPTFVNFYGSPREFSEISDPLDALNLGKGVGCAYRGRAMVELTTSIDEEGSEPIPPIQEVAEDHIALTQKYLRRRRYRLVMGFESADLIDKAYENVEFEVSMGNYGNKFDVDLGTSCSLTEATNPIFDGCKYHFCPWASKKPVMMVTSQWEDINFRLHAVNVILRLADRIDMEVEKVKDLIENGGTDIEIASEIVAVLDMLILETAKRLPDPRGRPEANQLDLRIHQQRTKTFKAIADEAADLRQNCTDAHVAMQAITDFQERLHIVAYEPQNSLPDVIIWMITGNKRIAFARIPAYNILHAREKPEYSGRFCSKPQTICLRYPTSKTTGKKQYKIPCQLRIIAWLGLAREQDDFDFYTRGQISVYADTFEIENSIPIRGWTPDGFKDITGEIPLPKNSFECPSGWEWEGDWEKSSELNLLRDAGHSTYMEECFEHEARTSSGDWVPQKYVNGSGDIVESTESISCAKGWEWDDNWKIDTNRACDEDGWEYSAPVEDFGQLAWIAVEKSFHVMRRRRLVRNRKCVDPKVIKRDDKTEQMLGEGWEYATTLGSQFHLMPKMLDLVRRRRWIRKMVTSGTGGSSAIFNLDTALIKGTMDFEPTPIPTPIRESEESRKALAILGATEEAQEEERDRAGKKFFGRKKSKADPVLAAAAAERKKKLKMPAPKIYIMFSVASKLQLRAYVYQARDLLAMDQDNFSDPVIFVSFLNQCRRTVVMSRTLNPVWDQTLMMDITYYGDLQLLRQYCNDVVIEVYDKDDVSHDRAKKERANAREYACEVPGCFAERNLHVFRHTKAKSKKVVCFDHKHYYGDKKGAVYKLSDEDGYSSDSLTPSYDVTQWKGHVSQRKGNFQRATTVRNSGSKRFRQIFSKSAKNTAFEIMSATSSIRKSLRHRKYRIPTGNMEFMGRTRGQPVIKFGAEDEDRAVLSWHEVKKNKVFGGSILAAFELFLKHEKQEMPLPPPRRKDVHMVPYGIRPVLQRTAIEFLIWGVRNMQPFQMLSVDTPSVLIQVGEVEIKTRIIKSLKKNPNFSQPLFFATANLPLEQLYFPPIVIRVKDNRKFGRRPTVGQHIITNVSGYRIKPIAAKLQTTNDGNEDEGIQEDGISQDVAIEVERPRMPSLGISFGKLKTTIRKEEIDWWSKYYASIGETDKCGDFDKSGLDKIKIYKNELEKQENYNHFHDFIETFKLSRGKVEEDEEPEFAGEFKGSFRIYELPADPNAPFPPRYFEKIPSTEAVDVKVRIYVIRGFDLAPQDSNGLADPYLKIKVGKKRIDDRDNYLANTLEPTFGRMFEVDLKLPMEKDLYVQVYDWDLIGTDDKIGETKIDIENRYLSKYKAWCSLPESYYTSGPTPWRDQMTPKDWLYDKARREGWDEPIWNGNTCVMLNRKTYKLSDLESKKKPSPYWGDPDERLALYILRTFPHVSEHVETRPLFSKLLPGIEQGRVHLWIDMFPKDYGDPGEPFNVTPRTPSKYYARVIIWNCSDIPMMDTSMLGDEMTDIYFKGWLSGLEHKKQKTDVHYRSLDGTGMFNWRFLFPFEYLPQEKLHYVSKKEHLWSLDKTVSKFPPVLNIQVWDNDLFGPNEYISELSLPLNNMAKCCKFRRSCTIDNVPDLQGNCNMDMISMFDQKLLKGWWPLYRMVDGEKQQAGKLEMSLEIVTEDEHEEKPAGQGRDEPNQNPKLDKPNRPATSFAWFSSPFKSFRYIIWRKYKWIMIGLLVLILVVIFLILFFYSFPNEISKKVVDLF